In Janibacter cremeus, a genomic segment contains:
- a CDS encoding DNA polymerase, which produces MEDLGAVVVGVDGVGAVLPPHSPALPTTDLNSLVEALDPTVRWVTWSADAVAAAIRAGARLDRTWDVAEVHRLIHGGWAAGPELAWAATHGLDPQDVPSAPTGDLFDLLSDELPPEDLVRPDGHLRADAVSGAWLTTPQRCAAFAEAARQVARHQHEVRRAAGPRALATACAESAAAVLCVELESAGLPIDRAAASRLVTAAAGPEPHDVAEELASRQVRDAPVLAALPGTGHVDLRNPAQVKTMLARAGVDVPSTRKWVLEAQVGAHPVVPALLEWRRQERIATTYGWRWLREHVGSDDRLRGAWAACDGAAGRMTAQAGLHNLPAELRPAVAADEDWVFVRADLGQVEPRVLAAVSGDRAFAAATRENDLYSPVAAQLGVERSVAKIAVLAAMYGQRSGSAAQALRGLEREYPVAMAHLQRAQDAGRRGEPVHTFGGRRVRTDIPGSDGSDDDGRDTLSSARGRFARNAVIQGSAAELFKAWAATVRVAVRPLRSRIVLCLHDELLVHVPQEYADQAAATVDQALTDAARRWLGGEQVRFVADTSVVRRWSEAK; this is translated from the coding sequence GTGGAGGATCTCGGGGCCGTCGTGGTCGGCGTGGACGGGGTGGGCGCCGTGCTGCCCCCGCACTCCCCTGCCCTACCGACCACGGACCTCAACTCGCTCGTCGAGGCGCTCGACCCGACCGTGCGGTGGGTCACTTGGTCCGCCGACGCCGTCGCTGCGGCCATCCGCGCCGGCGCCCGCCTCGACCGCACGTGGGACGTCGCCGAGGTGCACCGCCTCATCCACGGTGGGTGGGCGGCCGGGCCCGAGCTGGCCTGGGCGGCGACGCACGGCCTGGACCCCCAGGACGTGCCCAGTGCGCCCACCGGGGACCTGTTCGACCTGCTCTCCGACGAGCTGCCGCCCGAGGACCTCGTCCGCCCGGACGGGCACCTGCGCGCGGACGCCGTCTCGGGCGCGTGGTTGACGACGCCGCAGCGCTGCGCCGCCTTCGCGGAGGCGGCCCGGCAGGTCGCCCGACACCAGCACGAAGTCAGGCGAGCCGCCGGTCCTCGTGCGCTCGCCACGGCATGCGCCGAGTCGGCTGCCGCGGTCCTGTGCGTCGAGCTGGAGAGTGCCGGCCTGCCCATCGACCGGGCCGCCGCGAGCCGGCTGGTCACCGCGGCGGCCGGTCCCGAGCCGCACGACGTCGCCGAGGAGCTCGCGTCCCGGCAGGTACGCGACGCACCGGTGCTGGCAGCACTGCCGGGCACCGGTCACGTCGACCTGCGCAACCCCGCCCAGGTCAAGACGATGCTCGCCCGCGCCGGCGTCGACGTGCCCTCGACACGCAAGTGGGTCCTCGAGGCGCAGGTGGGTGCCCACCCGGTGGTCCCGGCCCTGCTCGAGTGGCGTCGGCAGGAGCGGATCGCCACGACCTACGGCTGGCGGTGGCTGCGCGAGCACGTCGGCAGCGACGACCGGCTGCGCGGGGCGTGGGCGGCCTGCGACGGCGCTGCCGGTCGGATGACGGCCCAGGCCGGGCTGCACAACCTGCCGGCCGAGCTGCGTCCGGCGGTCGCGGCCGACGAGGACTGGGTCTTCGTGCGGGCCGACCTCGGGCAGGTCGAGCCGCGGGTGCTCGCGGCGGTCTCGGGGGACCGGGCCTTCGCTGCGGCGACCCGCGAGAACGACCTCTACTCCCCCGTCGCCGCGCAGCTGGGGGTGGAACGCTCGGTCGCGAAGATCGCGGTGCTCGCGGCGATGTACGGCCAGCGTTCCGGCTCGGCCGCCCAGGCGCTGCGCGGGCTGGAGCGGGAGTACCCGGTGGCGATGGCGCACCTGCAGCGCGCGCAGGACGCGGGCCGGCGCGGGGAGCCCGTGCACACCTTCGGTGGCCGGCGGGTGCGCACCGACATCCCCGGTTCAGATGGCAGCGATGATGACGGGCGGGACACGCTCTCCTCGGCCCGTGGCCGCTTCGCCCGCAACGCCGTGATCCAGGGGTCGGCCGCCGAGCTGTTCAAGGCCTGGGCCGCGACCGTACGGGTGGCCGTGCGCCCCCTTCGCTCCCGGATCGTGCTGTGCCTGCACGACGAACTGCTCGTCCACGTCCCGCAGGAGTATGCCGATCAGGCCGCGGCAACGGTCGACCAGGCACTCACCGACGCTGCGCGGCGGTGGCTGGGCGGCGAGCAGGTGCGCTTCGTCGCCGACACCTCGGTCGTGCGGCGGTGGTCCGAGGCGAAGTAG
- a CDS encoding ScyD/ScyE family protein produces the protein MAHIRSVPVALAASVGIGLGAIGLAPASGASSDGPVTVASGLNNPRQLAVGPGQRLYVAEAGTNDSCSPISGVDEAIQFCGLVGSVTQVRGATQERVVTGLPTLTFNGELMGASDVDVRGNSIAVLVGGMAIGASSRDGLGGDFERFGTLQTGRLSQAAITGADLDVAADLNAYEVASNPDGNTPPDSNAVGFAALDSKNWVVTDAGGNYLREVGKRGESTIAVFPDGAAVPNPFGPGEILPQAVPTDVAVGPDGAYYVSQLTGFPFPTDGSTIWRVTRDGQVSEYATGLTTVTSLAWQGDTLYAVQYDDVNFLDGQFIGSLRQVTPGGSEHEAVASHLSAPYGVAIRGKSAYVTTGATSSGGGAVVRVDLR, from the coding sequence ATGGCTCACATTCGCTCAGTTCCGGTCGCACTGGCTGCGTCCGTTGGTATCGGTCTTGGTGCGATCGGCCTCGCGCCGGCGAGTGGGGCGTCATCCGATGGCCCCGTCACCGTCGCGAGTGGGCTCAACAACCCCCGTCAGCTCGCGGTGGGCCCCGGGCAGCGCCTGTATGTGGCCGAAGCGGGCACGAACGATTCCTGCAGCCCGATCTCCGGAGTTGACGAGGCCATCCAGTTCTGTGGGCTGGTGGGCTCCGTGACGCAGGTCAGGGGCGCCACACAGGAGCGGGTCGTGACCGGGCTGCCGACGTTGACCTTCAACGGCGAGCTCATGGGAGCGTCCGACGTCGACGTCCGCGGCAACTCGATCGCGGTGCTGGTGGGCGGCATGGCCATCGGCGCGAGCTCGCGTGATGGTCTGGGCGGGGACTTCGAGAGGTTCGGCACCCTGCAGACCGGGCGCCTGAGCCAGGCCGCGATCACCGGAGCGGATCTCGATGTCGCGGCCGACCTCAACGCGTACGAGGTGGCGAGCAACCCGGACGGCAACACTCCTCCCGACAGCAACGCGGTCGGCTTCGCGGCGCTGGACTCCAAGAACTGGGTCGTCACCGACGCCGGTGGCAACTACCTGCGCGAGGTCGGCAAGCGTGGGGAGAGCACCATCGCCGTCTTCCCGGACGGAGCGGCGGTGCCCAACCCGTTCGGTCCTGGCGAGATCTTGCCCCAGGCGGTCCCGACCGACGTCGCGGTCGGCCCCGACGGCGCGTACTACGTGTCGCAGTTGACCGGTTTCCCCTTCCCGACCGATGGCTCGACGATCTGGCGGGTGACGCGTGATGGGCAGGTGAGCGAGTACGCCACCGGTCTGACGACGGTCACCAGCCTGGCCTGGCAGGGTGACACGCTCTACGCCGTGCAGTACGACGACGTGAACTTCCTGGACGGACAGTTCATCGGGTCGCTGCGGCAGGTGACGCCGGGCGGCTCCGAGCACGAAGCGGTCGCATCGCACCTGTCGGCGCCGTACGGGGTCGCGATCCGTGGCAAGTCCGCCTACGTCACGACCGGCGCGACCTCCTCGGGCGGCGGCGCCGTGGTCCGGGTCGACCTGCGCTGA
- the metX gene encoding homoserine O-acetyltransferase MetX, whose product MSVTTRPPTSSGSWRDGDHPGRRKFVTIGDLDLESGDRLPDVVLAYETWGRLDETGDNAILVEHALTGDSHVVGPAGPGHPTAGWWPDLIGSGAPLDTDEFFVVAINVLGGCQGSTGPGARAADGRAWGSRFPRVTIRDQVNAEARLADELGIRTWHTVIGGSMGGMRTLEWVASFPDRVATAVALAASGYATAEQIGWSQAQILAIRNDPWFADGDYYDRAQGPEAGLGIARRIAHITYRSEPELHQRFDRDVRDEPAGDNGRPRYAVESYLDHHGGKLAGRFDANSYAVLSEAMNSHDITRGREGLREALAPFAGRLIVAPVDSDRLYPPRLSEELVEAKPGAELVTINSLVGHDGFLTEVEQVADLLRSVVVAPRRH is encoded by the coding sequence ATGAGCGTGACCACCAGGCCCCCGACGTCCTCGGGTTCCTGGCGAGACGGAGACCACCCCGGCCGCCGGAAGTTCGTCACCATCGGTGACCTCGATCTCGAGTCCGGCGACCGGTTGCCCGACGTGGTCCTCGCGTACGAGACGTGGGGCCGGCTCGACGAGACCGGTGACAACGCGATCCTCGTCGAGCACGCCCTCACCGGAGACAGCCACGTCGTCGGACCGGCCGGCCCCGGTCACCCGACGGCCGGTTGGTGGCCCGATCTCATCGGCTCCGGCGCGCCACTGGACACCGACGAGTTCTTCGTCGTCGCGATCAACGTCCTCGGTGGGTGCCAGGGCAGCACCGGCCCCGGCGCCCGGGCCGCCGACGGACGGGCGTGGGGGAGTCGATTCCCCCGGGTGACCATTCGCGACCAGGTCAACGCCGAGGCGCGACTGGCCGACGAGCTGGGCATTCGCACGTGGCACACCGTCATCGGCGGATCCATGGGCGGCATGCGCACCCTCGAGTGGGTCGCGAGCTTCCCCGACCGCGTCGCCACCGCCGTGGCGCTCGCGGCCAGCGGCTACGCCACGGCCGAGCAGATCGGCTGGAGCCAAGCGCAGATCCTCGCGATCCGCAACGACCCGTGGTTCGCCGACGGCGACTACTACGACCGTGCGCAGGGGCCCGAGGCCGGTCTGGGTATCGCCCGGCGCATCGCGCACATCACCTACCGCAGCGAGCCCGAGTTGCACCAGCGCTTCGACCGTGACGTGCGGGACGAGCCCGCCGGGGACAATGGCCGCCCGCGGTACGCCGTCGAGAGCTATCTCGACCACCACGGCGGCAAGCTCGCCGGGCGCTTCGACGCCAACTCCTACGCCGTGCTGTCCGAGGCGATGAACTCCCACGACATCACTCGCGGGCGCGAGGGGCTGCGCGAGGCCCTCGCCCCCTTCGCCGGCCGTCTGATCGTGGCCCCGGTCGACTCCGACCGGCTCTACCCGCCGCGCCTGTCCGAGGAGCTCGTCGAGGCCAAGCCGGGCGCCGAGCTGGTGACGATCAACTCCCTGGTGGGCCATGACGGGTTCCTCACGGAGGTCGAGCAGGTTGCGGACCTGCTGCGGTCCGTCGTGGTCGCGCCACGCCGGCACTGA
- a CDS encoding DUF4192 domain-containing protein produces the protein MTTTVRPRDPAELAVVLPYQLGYHPGPSVVVTVLHDKRLGLVQRHDLHTDPDGCRETARQAMAIVAREAATSVIVIAHEDGAGDSAPLSEAMLEAALAQGLHVHERVVVRDGRWYSPDCRESCCPEDGQPLPRPEDVPAIAAFVHAGVAPLPSREAIVEGVLPERDEERARSVGLHLASLGRSSSTQTFGGGAIRPPVPWTDRGEDVLEWWTRILDPRLQATPVTDLADEALAWVAASLQDVVWRDALMGILCPGAMPVAEQVGPTVDAAALAARWCPWVPDILFEDELEGLPPEEIELALAGPGDVSPQQWHQEVLAVRSRLVELTRLLPAGATPPVLSLVAHLAWWVGDGTIAGICLERALEIDPDHRLAELMLRLLSAGVRPWDGPGGAAAGEAA, from the coding sequence ATGACAACGACAGTTCGCCCCCGTGACCCCGCCGAGCTCGCCGTGGTGCTCCCGTACCAGCTCGGCTACCACCCCGGACCCTCGGTCGTGGTGACCGTCCTGCACGACAAGCGGCTCGGGCTCGTCCAGCGCCATGACCTGCACACCGACCCCGACGGGTGCCGTGAGACCGCCCGGCAGGCGATGGCGATCGTCGCCCGCGAAGCGGCGACCTCGGTGATCGTCATCGCCCACGAGGACGGCGCCGGGGACTCGGCCCCCTTGTCGGAGGCGATGCTCGAGGCCGCTTTGGCCCAGGGACTCCACGTCCACGAGCGCGTCGTGGTGCGCGACGGGCGCTGGTACTCGCCCGACTGCCGGGAGAGCTGCTGCCCCGAGGATGGGCAGCCACTCCCGCGCCCGGAGGACGTGCCGGCGATCGCGGCCTTCGTCCACGCCGGCGTCGCGCCCCTGCCCAGCCGGGAGGCGATCGTCGAGGGCGTGCTGCCCGAGCGGGACGAGGAACGGGCCCGCTCGGTGGGCCTGCACCTGGCCTCGCTCGGGCGCTCGAGCAGCACGCAGACCTTCGGTGGCGGGGCCATCCGGCCACCCGTGCCCTGGACGGATCGGGGCGAGGACGTGCTCGAGTGGTGGACCCGGATCCTCGATCCGCGCCTGCAGGCCACCCCCGTCACCGACTTGGCCGACGAGGCGCTCGCGTGGGTGGCCGCATCGCTCCAGGACGTCGTCTGGCGGGACGCGCTCATGGGCATCCTCTGCCCGGGGGCGATGCCGGTGGCGGAGCAGGTGGGGCCCACCGTGGACGCGGCGGCCCTCGCCGCCCGGTGGTGCCCCTGGGTGCCGGACATCCTCTTCGAGGACGAGCTGGAGGGCCTGCCGCCGGAGGAGATCGAGCTCGCGCTCGCCGGGCCGGGCGACGTCTCGCCCCAGCAGTGGCACCAGGAGGTGCTGGCCGTGCGCTCGCGCCTGGTCGAGCTCACCCGGCTGCTTCCGGCGGGGGCGACGCCGCCGGTCCTGTCCCTGGTCGCCCACCTCGCCTGGTGGGTGGGGGACGGGACGATCGCCGGCATCTGCTTGGAGCGAGCACTCGAGATCGACCCGGACCACCGCCTCGCGGAGCTGATGCTGCGGCTGCTCTCCGCCGGGGTGCGGCCCTGGGACGGCCCCGGTGGCGCGGCTGCGGGGGAGGCTGCCTGA
- a CDS encoding universal stress protein, whose amino-acid sequence MIVVGYVSTKEGEAALERAFEECKLRNEELTVIHSDRGGSGLSGEAARKNDSDLRRVGARLEDADVKGEVRGLVRGKEPAEDLIAVAEETDASLIIIGLRRRTPVGKLILGSNAQRVLLDAPCDVLAVKAALR is encoded by the coding sequence ATGATCGTCGTCGGTTATGTGTCGACCAAGGAGGGCGAGGCCGCACTCGAGCGGGCCTTCGAGGAGTGCAAGCTGCGCAACGAGGAGCTCACCGTCATCCACTCGGATCGCGGCGGCTCCGGTCTCAGCGGTGAGGCCGCCCGCAAGAACGACAGCGACCTGCGTCGTGTCGGTGCCCGCCTCGAGGACGCCGATGTCAAGGGTGAGGTCCGCGGGCTCGTGCGTGGCAAGGAGCCGGCCGAGGACCTCATCGCCGTCGCCGAGGAGACCGACGCGTCGCTGATCATCATCGGTCTGCGTCGCCGCACGCCCGTCGGGAAACTGATCCTCGGCTCCAACGCGCAGCGTGTCCTGCTCGACGCACCGTGCGACGTGCTCGCCGTCAAGGCAGCCCTCCGCTGA
- a CDS encoding RNA polymerase sigma factor, giving the protein MTAVSPRSDGAQGSLPKEFSHPALQELVRQGHTAGLVTPDQLQIAFSEAKITPSRGKAVLRALDDQGIEVQVPKSIAAKKTAKKAPAKKAAAAKTAETPAEKSTPAKKTSAAKATTTKKAAAKKTTPAKAAETPAKKTSAAKATTTKKAAAKKTTAAPPTKKAATKKTAATKTTAAAAAAPPKKVAPAKQAAAKKAAAKSAASNPTTTTAEEPEEGEDEVLGEEPKDSSKGKRDETDEKGGFVISNDDDGDAPAQQVVTAGATADPVKDYLKQIGKVALLNAEQEVELAKRIEAGLFAEEKLATAEKIDMKFKRELWWISQDGKNAKNHLLEANLRLVVSLAKRYTGRGMLFLDLIQEGNLGLIRAVEKFDYTKGYKFSTYATWWIRQAITRAMADQARTIRIPVHMVEVINKLARVQRQMLQDLGREPTPEELAKELDMTPEKVVEVQKYGREPISLHTPLGEDGDSEFGDLIEDSEAVVPADAVSFTLLQEQLHSVLDTLSEREAGVVSMRFGLTDGQPKTLDEIGKVYGVTRERIRQIESKTMSKLRHPSRSQVLRDYLD; this is encoded by the coding sequence GTGACTGCTGTGTCCCCACGGTCCGACGGGGCGCAGGGCTCCCTCCCCAAGGAGTTCTCGCACCCAGCGCTCCAGGAGTTGGTGCGCCAAGGACACACCGCAGGGCTGGTCACGCCAGACCAGCTTCAGATTGCATTCAGCGAAGCCAAGATCACCCCCAGCCGGGGTAAGGCCGTCTTGCGTGCGCTCGACGACCAGGGAATTGAGGTTCAGGTGCCAAAGTCCATAGCCGCGAAGAAGACGGCCAAGAAGGCCCCCGCGAAGAAGGCCGCGGCTGCCAAGACGGCGGAGACGCCGGCGGAGAAGTCCACGCCGGCGAAGAAGACGAGCGCCGCGAAGGCCACCACGACGAAGAAGGCCGCCGCGAAGAAGACCACGCCCGCCAAGGCCGCCGAGACGCCGGCGAAGAAGACGAGCGCCGCGAAGGCCACCACGACGAAGAAGGCCGCCGCGAAGAAGACCACGGCCGCGCCGCCGACGAAGAAGGCCGCGACCAAGAAGACCGCTGCGACGAAGACGACCGCGGCCGCCGCGGCAGCCCCGCCGAAGAAGGTCGCGCCCGCCAAGCAGGCTGCCGCGAAGAAGGCCGCGGCCAAGAGCGCCGCCTCCAACCCGACGACCACCACGGCCGAGGAGCCCGAAGAGGGCGAGGATGAGGTCCTGGGCGAAGAGCCCAAGGACTCGTCCAAGGGCAAGCGTGACGAGACCGACGAGAAGGGCGGCTTCGTCATCAGCAACGATGACGACGGCGACGCTCCGGCGCAGCAGGTCGTCACCGCGGGCGCCACCGCGGACCCGGTCAAGGACTACCTGAAGCAGATCGGCAAGGTCGCCCTCCTCAACGCCGAGCAGGAGGTCGAGCTCGCCAAGCGCATCGAGGCCGGTCTCTTCGCGGAGGAGAAGCTGGCCACCGCCGAGAAGATCGACATGAAGTTCAAGCGCGAGCTGTGGTGGATCTCCCAGGACGGCAAGAACGCGAAGAACCACCTCCTCGAGGCCAACCTGCGTCTCGTCGTCTCGCTCGCCAAGCGGTACACCGGTCGCGGGATGCTCTTCCTCGACCTCATCCAGGAGGGCAACCTCGGTCTGATCCGTGCGGTCGAGAAGTTCGACTACACGAAGGGATACAAGTTCTCCACGTACGCGACGTGGTGGATCCGTCAGGCGATCACCCGCGCGATGGCCGACCAGGCCCGCACCATCCGCATCCCGGTGCACATGGTCGAGGTCATCAACAAGCTCGCTCGCGTGCAGCGCCAGATGCTCCAGGACCTGGGCCGCGAGCCCACCCCGGAGGAGCTGGCCAAGGAGCTGGACATGACCCCGGAGAAGGTCGTCGAGGTCCAGAAGTACGGTCGCGAGCCGATCTCCCTGCACACCCCCCTCGGTGAGGACGGTGACTCCGAGTTCGGTGACCTCATCGAGGACTCCGAGGCGGTCGTCCCGGCCGACGCGGTCAGCTTCACCCTCCTGCAGGAGCAGCTGCACTCGGTCCTGGACACCCTCAGCGAGCGCGAGGCCGGCGTGGTCTCGATGCGCTTCGGCCTGACCGACGGCCAGCCGAAGACCCTCGACGAGATCGGCAAGGTCTACGGGGTCACCCGTGAGCGCATCCGCCAGATAGAGAGCAAGACCATGAGCAAGCTGCGCCACCCGAGCCGTTCGCAGGTCCTGCGCGACTACCTGGACTGA
- a CDS encoding EcsC family protein produces the protein MGLTTDALGIGRSKGKHASRDTRPALEQARDPQGRSGANGAVVKLVQQLLDIGIDGHGRFDSAVAVGDAALLKSGGNADTAIDRIIADHIRLAGASGFVTNLGGFATMVVALPANVFGFYVLATRMAAAVAHVRGHDLARAEVRSAALLSLVGADAQDLLAKAGMAAPSGRLTSFATQQLSGPALMVVNKAVGFRILSQAGKGVFARFGKAVPVVGGAIGAGMDVWLLKQLADHVREEFPPAGDARA, from the coding sequence ATGGGCCTCACCACCGACGCGCTCGGCATCGGGCGGAGCAAGGGCAAGCACGCATCCCGGGACACCCGCCCGGCCCTGGAGCAGGCCCGGGACCCGCAGGGCCGGTCCGGCGCCAACGGCGCGGTCGTGAAGCTCGTGCAGCAGCTGCTGGACATCGGCATCGACGGACACGGCCGCTTCGACTCGGCCGTCGCCGTCGGTGACGCCGCCCTGCTGAAGTCCGGCGGCAACGCCGACACGGCCATCGACCGGATCATCGCCGACCACATCCGGCTCGCCGGCGCCAGCGGCTTCGTCACCAACCTCGGCGGCTTCGCCACGATGGTCGTCGCGCTCCCGGCCAACGTCTTCGGCTTCTACGTCCTCGCCACACGGATGGCCGCGGCCGTCGCCCACGTGCGCGGCCACGACCTGGCGCGTGCCGAGGTGCGCTCGGCCGCCCTGCTCAGCCTGGTCGGCGCAGACGCCCAGGACCTGCTGGCCAAGGCCGGGATGGCCGCTCCGAGCGGTCGCCTCACATCCTTCGCGACGCAGCAGCTGTCCGGCCCCGCGTTGATGGTCGTCAACAAGGCTGTCGGCTTCCGCATCCTCAGCCAAGCGGGGAAGGGGGTCTTCGCCCGCTTCGGCAAGGCCGTCCCGGTCGTCGGCGGCGCCATCGGCGCCGGTATGGACGTGTGGCTGCTCAAGCAGCTCGCCGACCACGTGCGTGAGGAGTTCCCGCCCGCCGGCGACGCCCGGGCGTGA
- a CDS encoding PAC2 family protein — protein MAERLYRYEVDTDPAALEPGPMIVAFDGFFDAGMAQRLLVDHLLEVSEPTVVASFDVDALVDYRSRRPVITFDANRYTDYNDPALLLYHLTDRDEQSYYILAGPEPDYRWEAMVSSVTELMDEVGISLAVHAHGIPMAVPHTRPVGMTVHGSNERLIGEHKPVFGTVQVPASLAALLELRLGESDRDAVGFSLHVPHYLAQSTFHDAALTALNAIVDVTGLNLANDALAEAAREGRLQIEREVEENDEVREAVQALERQYDVHLRGLERPSLLAGEGQDLPSADQLGAEFEDFLRTRDDSSDSQ, from the coding sequence GTGGCCGAGCGCCTCTACCGTTACGAGGTCGACACCGACCCCGCTGCTCTGGAGCCGGGGCCGATGATTGTCGCCTTCGACGGCTTCTTCGACGCCGGGATGGCCCAGCGCCTCCTGGTCGACCACCTCCTGGAGGTGAGCGAGCCGACCGTCGTCGCATCCTTCGACGTGGACGCCCTCGTGGACTACCGCTCGCGCCGGCCGGTCATCACCTTCGACGCCAACCGCTACACCGACTACAACGACCCGGCGCTGCTGCTCTACCACCTGACCGACCGCGACGAGCAGAGCTACTACATCCTCGCCGGGCCGGAGCCGGACTACCGGTGGGAGGCGATGGTCTCCTCCGTGACTGAACTCATGGACGAGGTCGGCATCTCCCTGGCGGTCCACGCCCACGGCATCCCCATGGCGGTGCCGCACACCCGGCCCGTCGGCATGACCGTCCACGGCAGCAACGAGCGCCTCATCGGCGAGCACAAGCCCGTCTTCGGCACCGTGCAGGTCCCGGCGAGCCTGGCCGCCCTGCTCGAGCTGCGGCTGGGGGAGTCCGACCGCGATGCCGTCGGCTTCAGCCTGCACGTGCCGCACTACCTCGCGCAGTCGACCTTCCACGACGCGGCGCTGACCGCGCTCAACGCGATCGTCGACGTCACCGGCCTCAACCTGGCCAACGACGCGCTCGCCGAGGCCGCCCGCGAGGGCCGGCTGCAGATCGAGCGTGAGGTCGAGGAGAACGATGAGGTCCGCGAGGCCGTCCAGGCGCTCGAGCGCCAGTACGACGTGCACCTGCGCGGGCTCGAGCGGCCCAGCCTGCTCGCCGGGGAGGGACAGGACCTGCCCTCCGCGGACCAGCTCGGTGCAGAGTTCGAGGACTTCCTGCGCACCCGGGACGACTCCTCCGACTCCCAGTAG
- a CDS encoding YkvA family protein — MPAGPSTYRAARLAHAMHEASATPGAPSLWARARAVPRMVRAVRSGQYTGLTSTRLLMLLAGVGYIVSPIDLVPEGLLLAFGLVDDVLVIGWVATVLMRESEDFIAWERDAAAWAAQQGRGHDGRDGQTVPSYVVPD, encoded by the coding sequence ATGCCCGCAGGACCCAGCACGTACCGAGCCGCCCGCCTCGCCCACGCCATGCACGAGGCGTCCGCGACGCCCGGGGCCCCGAGCCTGTGGGCGCGAGCACGCGCCGTCCCGCGGATGGTCCGGGCCGTGCGGTCGGGGCAGTACACCGGCCTGACGTCGACGCGGCTGCTGATGCTGCTCGCCGGGGTCGGGTACATCGTCTCGCCGATCGACCTCGTCCCCGAGGGCCTCCTGCTCGCCTTCGGCCTCGTCGACGACGTCCTCGTCATCGGGTGGGTGGCCACCGTGCTGATGCGCGAGAGCGAGGACTTCATCGCCTGGGAACGCGACGCCGCCGCGTGGGCCGCGCAGCAGGGCCGGGGCCACGACGGCCGGGACGGGCAGACGGTGCCGTCCTACGTGGTCCCGGACTGA